DNA sequence from the Hoylesella buccalis ATCC 35310 genome:
GGCGATCGGTTTGAGCGCATTGCCGTGCCTATTACCGACGGAAAGCGTGTGTACCAGGTTTCCTGCAACCTCAAAGAAGCCTACGATACCGAAGCCAAAGACATCGTGAAACAGTTCGAGAAGAGCATCGTTCTGCACATTATTGATGAGAATTGGAAGGAGAATCTTCGGCAATTGGATGACCTGCGTCATAGTGTACAGAACGCTTCGTATGAGCAAAAAGACCCGCTGCTGATCTTCAAACTGGAGAGTGCGAAGCTCTGGGACAGCATGATTAACGACATGAACAACCAAACGACGAGCATCTTGATGCGTGGTCAGATTCCTGAAATGCAACAGGAGGAGGTTCGTGAGGCTGCCCCGGCACAGAGAAGTCAACGCTATAACGAGCAGAAAGATGACCTGACAGACCCCGGCCAGGCTGCAGCTGCCCATCAAGATACGCGCGAACAGGCACAACAGGTGAACCGTACGCCGTACATCAAGGACAAGATGCCGCGTCCAAACGATCCTTGTCCCTGTGGAAGCGGCAAGAAATTCAAGAACTGCCACGGCAGAAATCTTCGATAAATATCAACGTATGAAAATGATAGATGGTTGGAATCGCTCACAAACACACCAGGAATGGGCGCACAACCGTCTATCATTTTTTTTTGATTCATTTGCATCCATGAACATTCAAATCAACAACTTAAAGAAGGCTTTTGGCGAGAAAATTGCCGTTGACATCCCCAACTTCGTGATTCATGATGGGGATATTCTCGGACTGGTAGGTAACAATGGAGCCGGAAAAACCACGCTGTTCAGACTGCTACTCGACCTGTTGAAGGCCGATGAGGGGCGGGTTTTGCTTAATTTCGGACTTACCAACCCGCATCAGGAGCCTGCGCCAGAACCCCCAGTGGATGGCACACCGGCTGCTGAAGCATTCACGGTAGACCCTTCCCAATCGGAAGATTGGAAGCAACATACGGGTGCCTACATCGACGAGGGATTCCTCATTGACTTTCTGACGCCAGAGGAATACTTTGAATTTATCGCCAAAGTGAATCACATTGACAAGGAACGTCTCTCCACATTCTTGGCTTCGCTATCCAAATTCATGAATGGCGAGATACTCGGTCAGAAGAAATTGATTCGCGATTTCTCTGCCGGAAACAAGCAAAAAATAGGCATCATCTCCGCTCTCATCGCACAACCAAAGCTGCTGATTCTTGATGAGCCTTTCAATTTTCTGGATCCTTCGAGCCAAAACTTCTTGAAACGTTTGTTGCTGAATTATCAACAAGCAACGGGAGCCACCATCCTCGTGAGCAGTCACAACCTGCAACACACGGTGGAAATATCCAATCGAGTGGCACTGATGGAGAGTGGTTCCATCATCAAAGACCTGCCCAACATACACGGACAGGCTGAAAAAGAACTGGAAGATTATTTCAATGGGACGCAGGATGCATCCGAATGAACACGAAAAATGCTGATTACATGATGCGCGAACGGACGTATGCTTGGCGCAAATAAGCTGCAACCCAGCAAACACAAGCAATGATGACGTACATGAGTGCTAACTGCCAAAGATTGATGTGAATGCCTTCAACGCTCGCTCCCGGCCAGTTTGCGAGGAGCGACAGATAGTGATTCAGGACTTGGGTCATCAAAGTTAGCGCGACAGCCACGACACTTTGCAACAACGGTGCAAAGGACAAGGCGAACAAAAGACAGGAGGTATAGAGGATGAGGACGGTCAGTGGGACGGCCAACAGGTTGGTAAGAAGGAAGTAACAAGAAAAACGGCCGAAATAATAGGCCACCAACGGAGCCGTACCGAGCTGTGCCGCCAACGATACGGCCATCATTCCCCACAACTTTCTCACAACGATCGACCTGGAGCGGATGGTATCTGGCATCCAACGTTCAATGGGTCGATAAAGCAATAGAATGGCCGCGACAGCCATGAAAGACAGTTGGAAACCTACATCCCATAAGCTCAGCGGATGCAGCAGCAACATCACAATGCCCGTAAGTGATAGGGCATTGAGCGACATCTTATCGCGGTTGAGCAGTGACACCAATGAATAAACGGTGAGCATGATAGCCGAACGCATGACACTCGATGACATTCCCGTTAAAAACACATAGACCCAAACGGTCAACACTACGAACGCAAGACTGAAAACACGCCGCAATCCTCGCCCACCCAGCACCAAGACAAGCAGTCCGTAGATGATGCTAAGATGCAAACCAGACAGGGCCAAGATATGAGAAGCGCCCGAAATGGAAAAGATTTCCTTGGTCTGTTTGGACAAAAACGACTTTTCTCCCAACGTCATCGCAGCCAAGACGGCATAATCTTGGTCATCAAAACCATGGGTAGCATAATGACTCAGTAGTTTTTCTCGCACCTTTTGCGCCTTCAAACGCAATCGCTCGAACCGAGGCATGCACGTCAAATCAAGCTGACATTGCGCCCAATGACGGTTATAAATGAACGTTTGCGCCCGATAACCCCGTATCGCCATCCACCGTTGATAATTGAAATGACTGTTTGAGGGATAACTCCGAATGGGCTGAAAGGCCGAACGAAACCAGATTCCATCGCCCACTTTCAACGCTTCATAACGCCTTTCAACGGTATCGCGCAATATCGATGCCCTCACT
Encoded proteins:
- a CDS encoding ComEC/Rec2 family competence protein; this translates as MKVRDWLQLYPLFRVALALIVGLVAGDSFGFVVPTWLWLSIASSVLLIALASYRWKTAQGVAILFTVMCFGMLLMTMQKNRLAVPIPEEEHVSEAVVMTTPKVRGKVVQCDLYVLSGPLSGQKVRASILRDTVERRYEALKVGDGIWFRSAFQPIRSYPSNSHFNYQRWMAIRGYRAQTFIYNRHWAQCQLDLTCMPRFERLRLKAQKVREKLLSHYATHGFDDQDYAVLAAMTLGEKSFLSKQTKEIFSISGASHILALSGLHLSIIYGLLVLVLGGRGLRRVFSLAFVVLTVWVYVFLTGMSSSVMRSAIMLTVYSLVSLLNRDKMSLNALSLTGIVMLLLHPLSLWDVGFQLSFMAVAAILLLYRPIERWMPDTIRSRSIVVRKLWGMMAVSLAAQLGTAPLVAYYFGRFSCYFLLTNLLAVPLTVLILYTSCLLFALSFAPLLQSVVAVALTLMTQVLNHYLSLLANWPGASVEGIHINLWQLALMYVIIACVCWVAAYLRQAYVRSRIM
- a CDS encoding ATP-binding cassette domain-containing protein, with the translated sequence MNIQINNLKKAFGEKIAVDIPNFVIHDGDILGLVGNNGAGKTTLFRLLLDLLKADEGRVLLNFGLTNPHQEPAPEPPVDGTPAAEAFTVDPSQSEDWKQHTGAYIDEGFLIDFLTPEEYFEFIAKVNHIDKERLSTFLASLSKFMNGEILGQKKLIRDFSAGNKQKIGIISALIAQPKLLILDEPFNFLDPSSQNFLKRLLLNYQQATGATILVSSHNLQHTVEISNRVALMESGSIIKDLPNIHGQAEKELEDYFNGTQDASE